In Toxoplasma gondii ME49 chromosome VIII, whole genome shotgun sequence, a single genomic region encodes these proteins:
- the SUB9 gene encoding subtilisin SUB9 (encoded by transcript TGME49_231060~Gene product name based on ToxoDB Community Expert Annotation.), translating into MPVTATTIASYEAYTRKKFSVNVPAVVRGREAGEPSERPPSRCVMSDETLHRVGIDIIKLTECPSVQGGDLKLVFERDPCVASVEFDQVVTIVGGETDLSFGRSTAVGANQLNLSPDVTPKDRESPKEQPYWRDIARFDAAYNLAECLRSETVAVIDTGIAYNHPSLRKNIWKNPGEIAGNGVDDDNNGFVDDVYGFNFISNDGDMSDDNGHGTHCAGLIGGLKDSATGAQGVCGATTIAGLKFMGENGSGATSDAVKALNYCIQMGIRISNNSWGGPARTDALERAINKSHEAGHIFVCAAGNSGQNIDRSPSYPASYTSPNIVAVAATDASDEIAAFSNIGVRSVDVAAPGVSILSTYPPDTFKVLSGTSMASPIVAGLAALLVSLPFEDHMEIKQAIIEGVDRLPSTRGRVISGGRIDAYRSIMWLATRLGMQRGYLRRRTTSHPLENTDHDQGYTQEAEEHS; encoded by the exons ATGCCCGTCACTGCAACGACTATCGCTTCATACGAGGCATACACAAGGAAAAAATTCAGTGTGAACGTGCCTGCCGTAGTCCGGGGTAGGGAGGCGGGGGAGCCTTCAGAACGTCCTCCATCCAGGTGTGTTATGAGCGATGAGACCTTGCACAGAGTGGGAATAGATATCATTAAGCTCACAGAGTGTCCTTCCGTTCAAGGAGGGGATCTAAAGTTGGTGTTCGAACGAGATCCGTGTGTTGCCTCCGTTGAGTTCGATCAGGTTGTTACCATAGTTGGTGGCGAAACAGATCTCTCCTTCGGTCGGTCAACCGCTGTCGGTGCGAATCAACTAAACTTGAGTCCAGATGTAACGCCGAAAGACCGGGAGAGTCCTAAGGAACAACCATACTGGCGTGATATTGCTAGGTTTGACGCAGCATACAATTTGGCTGAGTGCCTTCGAAGCGAGACTGTCGCGGTCATCGATACTGGGATCGCGTACAATCACCCATCGCTTCGGAAGAACATATGGAAAAACCCTGGAGAGATCGCTGGAAATGGAGTGGATGATGACAACAATGGCTTTGTCGACGACGTTTACGGATTCAACTTCATTAGTAACGACGGAGACATGTCAGACGACAATGGGCATGGTACCCACTGCGCTGGTCTCATAGGGGGCTTGAAGGACAGCGCTACCGGCGCCCAAGGAGTATGTGGTGCCACCACCATAGCCGGACTGAAGTTTATGGGAGAGAACGGCAGCGGTGCGACGTCCGACGCAGTTAAAGCGCTCAATTATTGCATACAAATGGGAATTCGTATCAGCAACAACAGCTGGGGCGGACCAGCACGAACGGACGCTTTAGAAAGGGCCATCAACAAATCTCATGAAGCAGGTCATATCTTCGTCTGCGCTGCCGGAAATTCTGGACAAAATATTGATCGCTCACCTTCCTATCCCGCATCTTACACTTCTCCAAACATCGTGGCAGTCGCCGCAACAGATGCATCCGATGAAATAGCTGCCTTTAGCAACATAGGCGTTCGATCTGTGGATGTGGCTGCCCCTGGTGTGTCGATCCTATCCACGTATCCTCCAGACACCTTCAAGGTACTCTCAGGAACATCAATGGCGTCTCCTATTGTAGCCGGCCTGGCAGCTTTGTTGGTGTCCCTCCCTTTTGAGGACCACATGGAGATCAAGCAAGCCATTATTGAAGGAGTGGACAGACTCCCATCGACTCGCG GCAGGGTAATCTCTGGGGGGCGCATTGACGCCTATCGTTCTATCATGTGGCTCGCAACAAGGCTAGGAATGCAACGGGGATAtctcagaagaagaacgacgtCTCACCCTCTTGAAAACACGGATCATGACCAAGGCTACACCCAGGAAGCCGAGGAACACAGCTGA
- a CDS encoding hypothetical protein (encoded by transcript TGME49_231050) produces MVSDKTPCFKKDSRGVYHLGGRTRQIRTFFSKGRQFNGAGAPNIGMTEAGHPWMSRSPGRTILTVLSVHPRGICYLHRECTRHERYNTLRPVVITLLRDRDIVLPLRQHVQVQHVHLSEKLRGYVLATFGQQTNVMRASWDRSTGRSQKQNPHSCAFRQKIRSTQCRGANQAASLYASSRSCF; encoded by the exons ATGGTTAGCGATAAGACTCCTTGCTTCAAGAAGGATAGCAGAGGCGTCTACCATCTTGGTGGCCGAACCAGACAGATACGCACTTTCTTTTCTAAAGGTCGACAGTTCAATGGTGCGGGTGCGCCAAACATAGGGATGACCGAGGCCGGTCACCCGTGGATGTCGCGTTCGCCCGGTCGAACAATATTGACGGTGTTGTCCGTACACCCCAGAGGCATCTGCTACTTACACCGTGAGTGTACGAGGCATGAACGATATAACACTCTGCGCCCCGTTGTCATAACACTGttacgagacagagacataGTGCTCCCTTTGCGCCAGCATGTTCAAGTTCAACACGTGCACCTTTCTGAAAAACTTCGGGGGTATGTCCTAGCCACCTTTGGGCAGCAG ACTAACGTAATGCGTGCTTCGTGGGATCGATCGACAGGTCGTTCGCAAAAGCAAAACCCACATAGTTGCGCGTTCAGGCAGAAGATTCGGTCCACACAGTGTCGGGGAGCAAACCAGGCCGCATCGTTGTATGCATCCAGCCGGTCATGCTTCTGA
- a CDS encoding hypothetical protein (encoded by transcript TGME49_231055) — MRCMRRHGSAFNVEPKKIEVLVFAALCNSGFFEFEACTVFDIFWLLQQTLQERGVDNLSNGSALEPHTCDLLLEFAYCHTFAEPEVIALAITFIYWDTRKEYKVQQLRSLLVQISGGPAVRKAYVTKAAILNYLTAARGDGSSRSLQAFFVGMRAGDQERIKHHLAKHMFGSINTFSAVSTHSSS, encoded by the exons ATG AGATGCATGAGGCGTCATGGTTCGGCTTTCAACGTTGAACCCAAAAAGATTGAGGTGCTCGTTTTTGCGGCCCTGTGTAATTCTGGATTTTTCGAGTTTGAG GCCTGCACGGTTTTCGATATTTTCTGGTTGCTGCAACAAACGCTTCAGGAGCGCGGCGTCGACAACCTCTCAAATGGATCTGCCTTGGAGCCGCACACGTGTGACCTCCTGCTTGAGTTCGCTTATTGCCACACATTCGCTGAACCCG AAGTTATTGCTCTGGCCATTACGTTTATCTACTGGGATACAAGGAAGGAATATAAGGTTCAACAACTAAGGTCCCTTCTAGTCCAAATATCAGGAGGTCCAGCCGTGAGGAAA GCCTACGTCACAAAGGCAGCAATTCTGAATTATCTTACCGCTGCACGGGGAGATGGGTCGAGCCGCTCCCTACAGGCTTTCTTCGTA GGCATGAGAGCAGGCGATCAAGAGCGGATCAAGCACCATCTCGCGAAACATATGTTCGGATCAATAAACACATTTTCAGCCGTGTCTACTCATTCCAGTTCGTGA